AATGAACAATTATGACCCTTCATTCCTCCAGCAGTATTTTCACTCCTGTGGCAGCCAAGTATTTTTAACTGGGCAGAGACCACGAGAGTCTTAAGTTGAGTTAATGCTTTATAACTGGGTCAGAAATTGTAATCCTTAGCTGAGAGGTGCTTCTTTCCTACCAACATAGTGGTCGGTAAAGAACTACGTCTTACTCGATGCATTCATTTCACCTTGCAGGATGAAGAACCTCTAGCTGAACACAATCGAGGCAAGCATCGTACGCAGATTTAAACACGATGCCCCCGTCCAGTGCATCGCTTGGAGTCCCAACATGTTTCTCGTTCTgcagcctgtctggatgaggTGAGGGTTGGGCTCTGTATTACTGCGTCAGTTGTGATAATTGCGGCACAGAGGGTGCATCTAGTACATTTTTTCTGTGTAAACATCATTGGCGATCGTCTATGTAAAAACTGAAAGAGTAATAGGATTTCTGATTAGGGCGGTCCTGCACTTTAGTTCCTTTCAACACTCTTCAAAGCTTATCGTTCATTCTGCAACTCCACAGTAAGGAGACTGCCCAACTTGTCAGTGCGGGCATAGTCATGCAATGCTAGGAATTAAGGTTGCATGACAGGGCACAGCAGAAGCCCTGTTTGTGATGTTATAGCACAGAAATAAGGCTACGCATGAGGCAGTGAATAGCTCTTATGTCAGCAAAAAAAGCAGGCTGATGTCCGATGTCTTTTCCTTTTGCTTCATCAGAAAAACTACTGATGAAGCAGAaggcagtaatttttttttctcgtggttCACTAAGTTTAACCACTGCTCTTTTTCCAATGTGTGTCTTCAGTTGATGAGGGAGCTTTTAGGCTACATCCACGTGTTCACTGTTGTAAATGACTTTAGTTCTGAGACTTCTATATTTTGTGTCCATTTAGATCTGTCTATCCTATTTGGTAGCTCTGTAATTTTTTATTGCTGAGAGTTGTTGCATATTCCTGTCTTAATCTCTTCACATTTGTGGAGTGGCTCTCTGCATATCATAGGGCCCATTTGCAAGTTTATTTACACCTATTGTGTCTCACAATAAATTAATGGTTTTCTCATTAGCAGCTGCTACACTTTATTTGGCCCGGCAAGGTCAAATTTGTAAAATCACAGGTCTCTGGTGGAACGACAAATTTATTGCCAACGTTTGCTTTCGGTTTTTTGGGGTTTgacatcccaaagtgactgaggctacgagggacgccgtagtggaaggctccggaataatttcgacctcctgggcttctttaacatgcactgacatcgcacgagcCTCTAGgattttgcctccgtcgaaatgtatccgccgtggccgggattgaagctacgtctttcgagtcagcagccatgCACagccaaccactgagccaccgtgtcAGCTAGTTATTTCATGTGTAGGCAGCCAAACAAGCATCTTATTCACAAGGCGTTATATATGGAACCAGGAGGGCATTTTTTGTTATTAATATTTCATCGCTAGCATCTTTGTCGTTTCAGGTTCGCAACAGCAAGCATGGACAATGAGGTGTGGCTGTTCTACTCAAACCTGAATACAGAGGACGAGATGAAGGTGGGTTGCGCAGTTGAGCTCGGGTTTAGTTTCAAACTAAGAAAATCATGCTGCAGACTGAAGTCATGGAAGACAGCATCTTTATTTACCTGTGCAGCATGCATACTGCCtgaacaacgaaaagaaaaaaaccttttaCGAGAGCCTTACTCACTTTTCTCTggcatcacacagtgcatggTTGCCTGTGGAGCCATACATGTGTGAATTTTGAAATGAGGTACGTTCCTCCTGACACGTTTTATGCAGTTGCCCCAACTGCTAAAATTAGAACGACCGTCTCTCTTCCTTTGCCTTTGTACCTTCAGTGGCTGGCTGTGACAACTTTAGCAGACCACCTGATGTAAACACACAAAATAAGCACTTTAACTGTACAAAGACCCTGACAATGGTACACAGACCCCAAAGTCAGGGACTTTCATTGTGCCTagtaaaattagttttttttcttctcccagaGCAACTGTGCATTCTGGGTGTACCAGGTTGTTACTTGAGTTTGCAGTGGCTCATTGATGCAGTTTGACATGACTGCTGACATACATGACTAAGGAAAATTCTCATTGTATCACATGGTTTGTTGGCACTAGGCACTAGTGATAGGTTGTGTTTGTAGAAATATTTAATATTGAACTTTCACATGCCAAAGCCAAACTATGAAACATGATGTAGTGGGTGACTCCAGGTTAAAGGACCACTCTGGACAAACATAATTTTCTGGGTTATAGGCAGACTACCACATTCCAAAAAAAGACTACTCTCATTAGAAATAAATCTTTTGTagctagaaaagagaaaaaattgttAGTGTGCTAGCTTGGTTAAACCTATTATAATGCAAAAGCATTCCCAAATcggcaaggtcaaattttggcaatggcTTCGGCCAAATTTGGAGGCTGCCATCGTATAGGACACAATCAAATATGGTTGGAGGTAACTGTGTGTTGTGCTTTATCTTTAGCTTTTAAATTTCAACTTTAAACGATCCatgtgacaagattcttggtcggtgttggtgaccACAACAGTGCTTTCACTCTTAAGAATTTAATGCACGTGTCACCACCCTCGGCCATTTTCTCAGGGAAATTGCAGTGATGTATGAATTTTAACCGTAGATCTCCGAGGATAGCCTGCACTGACATTCACTTCCAGGCAGCAGTTACAATATTTTTAATTATTCATGCCACGAGTTTGAGCTGAGTAGTGAGCTAAAATTATATTCTGAAATCAAATTTTCatagcaataaatgcatcttttgctgctggacaagcaTCACCAGAGGCAGAAAAGAACAGAATCAATTTAATGGAGAGAATAATTGGATGAGGTTGTCCTCAGTGCCTGTTTAATTCTGGCCATTTGAAGTTCTTTAATGTTCGTTGAAATCCCTGTGCACAGCAACTATTGCACTTCACTCCAATTGAGATGCAGACGTATGAAGAGAGAGCTCATGCCTTCGAAGTCAACACATAGCTTCCGTCTGAATTCTTGCCTTTTGGGAATTCCCAGGggcttttttctaccttgttaATTGGATTGGACTTCAAGGTACATGTACTCTTCTGTGCCTTATTTAATTGTGTCATGCAGTGTCCGCCACACCACTTACATTGTGAGCCACTCTGTAGTCTCTGATGGCACAACATATTTCTGCTCATTCGTTCGATACATTTCAGCAatggaaagataaaaaaaatggttttatgTTCTCATTATTCTGCATGCGAATGAAAGGCAACATAAATCAGTGCAGTGAGTGCATGACATGGTCGCTTTATTGTCACTGTGGCATCTTGCTGCTATTTAAACCCAGTgttttgagcatctgcctcaaATCTGGAAGAGGTGAGGTTAAATTGCAAGTGCCGCCttgtacccaccggttttccatTGTATGTAGGGGTCTCCCTTGCCTGGTGCTGAGCTTTTCTGCATGAAGTACCTCAGACCTTGTGTTTTTGACCCCATCTCATGCAGACCAAAAACACAGTAGCCATGGCACTGTGGCCAAGCTGCCTTTGGACCTTTAAAAGAAAATGattgtcattttttttatgtgttagcATTAATACTGATGATTCTCAAGGTCTGTCCGTCGTGTGTTGCGTGATGCCACTGAGTGGAATGCAGAGAAGAGGCGGCACGGTGGCCAATGATGGAATTGGAGTGGGGGAAAGAACAGTGGGGAGAGGTGGGTGGATAGGGTGGCAAGTGGGAGGGAGGACAGTGACCCCCTAGCACCTAGTAGTATATGGGCTCTGGCAAGGATGCACGACACGTTGAGAACACATGTACACAGCGTGCCACATGCTAGCGCATACCCTGCCACACGAGTTGCAGATAGTTGATGATTTTTTTCGTTCTTCTGTTGTAAATAAAACAAGTCttgctgcattttcttttctcGGTCGTAGTCGCTGCTGGGCCACAAGGGTCCTGTGAATGCAGCGGCCTTCGAGCCCCAGTCGGGCGAGATTGTGGCCAGCGTTTGCGACAACAGCTGCCGCATCTGGCGTCTGGACAGACAGCAGCAGGCATACATCGCCCTCCGCTCGCCTGGCACCGCCGTCCTCTGGCACCCCGACGACCATGGAAAGGTCAGGGTTCAAAATTCCGTGCAAGAAATTGAGGCCATTAGCTTGATAGATAGTGGGTACATTCTATTGGCATCCCGTTTGAATCGGGGCAGTGGCAAGTGCCATATAGCCTGGTAAATTGAAGtggctgttttatttatttcattgacTTGTAAAATgcgatttt
The genomic region above belongs to Amblyomma americanum isolate KBUSLIRL-KWMA chromosome 9, ASM5285725v1, whole genome shotgun sequence and contains:
- the LOC144104020 gene encoding nucleoporin Nup37-like isoform X3, translated to MFLVLQPVWMRFATASMDNEVWLFYSNLNTEDEMKSLLGHKGPVNAAAFEPQSGEIVASVCDNSCRIWRLDRQQQAYIALRSPGTAVLWHPDDHGKANQAYSQEECLMLEEQPVWTTAAKLCT
- the LOC144104020 gene encoding nucleoporin Nup37-like isoform X2 — translated: MFLVLQPVWMRFATASMDNESLLGHKGPVNAAAFEPQSGEIVASVCDNSCRIWRLDRQQQAYIALRSPGTAVLWHPDDHGKPLMAEKWGTLRLYNAMTKPALSIMSLETGQAGLLLSADCHDSPRHISWSGYKIF
- the LOC144104020 gene encoding nucleoporin Nup37-like isoform X1, which encodes MFLVLQPVWMRFATASMDNEVWLFYSNLNTEDEMKSLLGHKGPVNAAAFEPQSGEIVASVCDNSCRIWRLDRQQQAYIALRSPGTAVLWHPDDHGKPLMAEKWGTLRLYNAMTKPALSIMSLETGQAGLLLSADCHDSPRHISWSGYKIF